A region of Liolophura sinensis isolate JHLJ2023 chromosome 8, CUHK_Ljap_v2, whole genome shotgun sequence DNA encodes the following proteins:
- the LOC135472295 gene encoding LOW QUALITY PROTEIN: anoctamin-8-like (The sequence of the model RefSeq protein was modified relative to this genomic sequence to represent the inferred CDS: deleted 2 bases in 1 codon), translating to MQREELFRQCPGTNGAMSESLRENIMSKSSASKGEMSSGVRRHGASQFLGKKFADASRLVVASNAWARTIPTRNCDILVTFPPKTDDDTLMWFLSRLRSRTPKISVHVRHHGNTGVYGFYMTASYDNLLRAAEDLAIKKLLKEEFGGGMQDFQFKDKAFQRFFKDFEDERAFFTSEERQYILRNMLNDLRAEKGEELGKVKFLEGQSIVPLLHSKGIISQVLPLHNSDDLSHLRKTWVQAVFRFQPLEKVCEYFGVKIAMYFAYLGHYTTALCLPALVGLLVWFAHGRDQFIDDLCFVGFALFNVVWATLYLEDWKRKSAELAFKWGTLDKKDELLEDPRPLFTGYLITSPVTGRQEPYYPAWKRNIFRYFVSIPVMLFCLCVVFITMLLIFQIQEWVNCLIMEEHLPKFAKFLPKILLAVSIGILDDIYKKIARWLNDKENYRMEEAYENHLIIKLVLFQFVNSFLSLFYIAFYLRDMRRLKEQLAALLITKQVIGNIKEAFLPWVVWKMKLLKTGYKINKKVNAAEKKADISPPDCVEEMETSDGIDPSLDTTSDLSSKHVASELQVERSTVGLTQAEVESAMKPYEDTFEDYLEMVIQFGYVTLFSPAFPMAAMCALLNNVIEIRSDAFKLCVTFQRPFGQRVESIGTWQDALELLGVIAVIVNCCLVGVFGHTKRLAPELDESYIFILIIVLEHAILFLKFGVAYAIPDIPEGVAMQMARLEFLRREALKKLESKTQPTKTPPNSPSPPPNSPTLGTVGDNSVISSHTNQHSDSRNEDSSPDGRSGYVPQGFKSSAHAKPTSGSPRYSRETTPQPVSSPRAGNSQLLDEDVSSAISNLKTSSTSTSVANPSYRPYKSTSSHVIQRKVAHESYAAVVKEKIPEPVHSPDRQSPKHNQQQQTPRSDL from the exons ATGCAGAGAGAGGAGCTCTTTAGGCAGTGTCCTGGAACAAATGGTGCCATGTCAGAGTCTCTTAGAGAAAATATCATGTCGAAATCATCCGCATCTAAAGGAGAGATGTCGAGCGGCGTGAGACGCCACGGTG CTTCTCAGTTTCTGGGGAAGAAGTTTGCAGATGCCAGCCGCCTTGTGGTAGCCAGCAATGCCTGGGCGAGAACCATTCCAACAAGAAACTGTGACATTCTTGTTACCTTCCCACCCAAAACTGACGACGACACCCTCATGTGGTTCCTGTCTCGTCTCAGGTCAAGGACACCGAAAATATCTGTCCATGttcgtcaccatggtaacacaGGGGTATACGGCTTCTACATGACAGCAAGCTATGACAA cCTGCTACGGGCAGCTGAAGACTTGGCCATCAAGAAGTTGTTGAAGGAGGAGTTTGGGGGAGGAATGCAGGATTTCCAGTTTAAGGACAAGGca tttcaaagatttttcaAAGATTTCGAAGACGAGCGTGCCTTCTTTACCAGTGAAGAGCGTCAGTATATCCTCAGAAACATGCTCAATGACCTCAGGGCGGAGAAAGGGGAAGAACTTGGCAAGGTCAAGTTCCTAGAGGGCCAATCAATAG TGCCTTTGTTGCATTCCAAAGGGATCATATCTCAGGTTCTTCCCCTTCACAACAGCGATGACCTCTCCCATCTACGCAAGACCTGGGTACAGGCTGTCTTCAGGTTTCAACCGCTAG AGAAAGTATGTGAATATTTCGGTGTGAAGATAGCCATGTACTTTGCCTATCTCGGTCACTACACTACAGCCTTATGCCTGCCTGCCCTGGTTGGTCTGCTGGTCTGGTTTGCTCATGGTAGAGATCAG tttattgATGACCTATGTTTTGTGGGCTTTGCTCTGTTCAATGTTGTCTGGGCAACCCTATATCTGGAGGATTGGAAGCGAAAAAGTGCTGAACTTGCCTTCAAGTGGGGAACATTGGACAAAAAGGATGAGCTCTTAGAGGACCCAAGGCCACTTTTTACG GGTTATTTGATCACCAGCCCAGTGACAGGAAGACAGGAGCCATACTATCCGGCGTGGAAGCGTAACATTTTCCGCTATTTTGTCAGCATTCCAGTCATGTTATTCTGCCTGTGTGTCGTCTTCATCACCATGTTGCTGATCTTCCAAATCCAGGAGTGGGTGAACTGCCTGATTATGGAGGAACACCTGCCAAAGTTTGCCAAGTTCCTGCCCAAAATTTTACTGGCTGTCTCCATTGGTATCCTTGatgatatatataaaaagattGCCCGCTGGCTGAATGACAAAG aaaattACAGGATGGAGGAAGCTTATGAGAACCATCTTATCATCAAACTTGTATTG TTCCAGTTTGTGAATTCGTTCCTGTCATTATTTTATATTGCCTTTTACCTCAGAGATATGCGGCGACTAAAAGAA CAACTGGCAGCGCTGCTTATCACCAAGCAAGTGATAGGTAACATCAAAGAAGCCTTTCTTCCCTGGGTAGTGTGGAAGATGAAACTTCTAAAGACAGGCTACAAGATCAACAAGAAGGTGAATGCAGCTGAAAAAAAGGCAGATATCTCACCGCCAGACTGTGTGGAAGAAATGGAAACTTCTGATGGGATTGACCCTTCCCTAGATACGACCTCTGACCTCAGCTCTAAACATGTTGCCAGTGAACTGCAGGTGGAAAGAAGCACGGTTGGTTTGACACAGGCAGAAGTGGAGAGTGCCATGAAACCA TATGAAGATACATTTGAGGATTACCTGGAAATGGTGATACAGTTTGGCTACGTCACGCTCTTCTCTCCAGCATTCCCCATGGCAGCCATGTGTGCTCTCCTCAACAATGTGATAGAAATACGCAGCGATGCCTTCAAACTCTGTGTGACTTTTCAACGACCTTTTGGTCAGCGTGTAGAAAGCATCGGCACCTGGcag GATGCTCTGGAGTTGCTGGGGGTGATTGCTGTAATTGTTAACTGTTGTTTGGTGGGGGTGTTTGGACACACCAAGCGCCTGGCCCCGGAACTGGACGAGTCTTACATCTTCATCCTTATCATTGTATTAGAG CATGCCATCTTGTTCCTGAAGTTTGGTGTGGCGTATGCGATCCCTGACATTCCAGAGGGTGTGGCTATGCAAATGGCACGTTTGGAATTCCTGAGACGAGAGGCATTGAAG AAATTGGAATCCAAGACTCAGCCCACCAAAACCCCACCTAACAGTCCCTCGCCACCGCCAAACTCCCCTACTCTGGGTACTGTTGGGGATAACTCTGTGATATCCAGCCATACAAATCAACATTCAGACTCAAGAAATGAGGACAGTAGCCCTGATGGACGTTCAGGCTATGTTCCTCAGGGGTTCAAATCTTCAGCCCATGCAAAGCCAACTTCAGGCAGCCCCAGAtattcaagggagacaactcctcaGCCAGTTTCCTCTCCAAGGGCAGGTAATTCACAGCTGCTGGATGAGGATGTATCGTCAGCCATTTCGAACCTGAAAACTAGTAGCACTAGTACCAGTGTGGCTAACCCTTCGTACAGGCCATATAAGTCTACCTCAAGTCACGTGATTCAGCGAAAAGTTGCACATGAGTCATACGCAGCAGTTGTGAAGGAGAAGATCCCTGAACCAGTGCACTCGCCAGACAGGCAATCCCCCAAAcacaaccaacaacaacaaactccAAGATCTGATTTGTGA